GCCGGATGAAGGCAGCAGCGTCGGGCGGTTGATCGGGCGGGTCATTCCCTTCACAGGTGGCATCGCGTCGCGCGGCAGCGGGGCGGCTGGCAACCTGTGCGGCGTCGCGGGCCTGCAAGGTCAAACCATCGCGCCAATTTCATCCTCGACCAACGGCTGTGGCGTGGCAGCCCCCCGTGCAGGTCACGCATGTCGACGGAATCAGCCTCTCACAACCGGCAACGCTGGATTGCGCAACCGCGACGGCACTGCATCGCTGGGTCACACAGGCCATGCGCCCCGCGCTGAGGCGTGACGGCACCCGCGTGTCCCGGCTGCGCGTGCCGGCCCATTATGCCTGCCGCACGCGCAACCACCGCCCCGGCGCGCGCATCTCGGAACATGGCAAGGGCCGCGCGATCGATATCAGCGCGATAGAGCTTGCCAATGGCGACACGGTCACGGTGCGCGACGATTGGGCGGGCTCGCGCTACAGCCGCGCCTTGCGCCGCATGCACCAGAACGCATGCGGTATCTTCGGCACGACGTTAGGGCCAGGGTCGGACGGAATGCACGAGAATCATTTTCATTATGACACCGCCGAACATCGTGGCGGTCCCTACTGCCGGTAGCGCGAACCTGAAAATAAGTAACTTAATTTCAAGGGCTTAAATTTTATCCACAGCAAAACCACCTATCTTTGTCATTTTCCTGTTGCGTTGGAAAAGTGGATTCCCTAGATAGCGCTTCACCGGCGGCGGGGACGTTGCTGGTTGGC
This genomic window from Roseibaca calidilacus contains:
- a CDS encoding extensin family protein, translating into MAWQPPVQVTHVDGISLSQPATLDCATATALHRWVTQAMRPALRRDGTRVSRLRVPAHYACRTRNHRPGARISEHGKGRAIDISAIELANGDTVTVRDDWAGSRYSRALRRMHQNACGIFGTTLGPGSDGMHENHFHYDTAEHRGGPYCR